Within Schumannella luteola, the genomic segment CGGCGCTGTCGACGTCAGCCGGGTCATCGGGAACCGACTGCAGGTCGTCCGCGCCGAGCAGACCCCGCACCTCGGCCAGGCCGAGTGCGACCGCGTCGACGGTCGACCGCATCCGCCCGACCTCCGAGGCGGGCAGCGCGGCGGCGGTGACCGCCTCATCGTCGGCGAAGCCCTGTGTCGCGCGCTGGGCGACCCAGTCCTCCTCGGCCCCGATCGATGCCTCGGTCGCGGTGCCCTGTTCGGCGAGGGCGTCCCGCAGCGCTTCGGCCGTCCGCCGCGTCGCGGTGAGCTCGGCCACGCGCGCGGCGACGGTCGCGTGCTCGCCGCGGGCCGCGGCCACCTCGTCGCGGGCGCTCTGCGCCGCCTCCTGCGTGCGCGTCTGCTCGGTGGCGAGCTCGGCCCGCTCGGTCGATCGGGTCTGCTGACGGGATCGGATGCTCTGCTCGCGCTGCTCAGACGACGTGCGCTCGTCGACGAGTCGCGTCTGCTCGGCGCGCGCGGTCTCGGCCGCGTGCACGCGCTCGGCGGCTCCGCGCTCGGCGGTCTCGAGCTCGTCGACTCCGCGTTCTCCGGCGGCGCCACGCTGCGCGGCGATGCGCTGCCGCAGAGCCGCGACGGCGTCGTCCGCGCGGCGCAACGCGCCTGCGGCGGCCTCGGCCCGCTCCTCGGCGACCGTGACGTCGTCGTCGTCGACGGGATCGTCGTCCCAGCTCGCGGGGGCGGGATGCTCGACCGCGCCGCAGACCGGACACGGCTCGCCCGCGTTCAGCTCACCGGCGAGGTGGGCCGCCTGCCCGAGCAGACGTCGTCGGCGCAGCTCCGTCGCGGCGCCGGCGGCGGCGGTGCGCTGCTCGGCGGCGGCCAGCGCAGCGGTCTCGGCGGAGGTCAGCTCGGGCTCGAGCGCGGCGGCGGCGCGCGCGGCGTCGCGGGCCTCGCGCAGAGCGGCCCTCTCGGTGGCCGCCGCCTCCAACGGCGCCGCACCGGCGGTCGCGGTGTCGAGGTCTGCCACGAGTCGCTCACGTCGGGTGAGCAGGGTCGTGAGCTCGGCATCCAGCTCGGTCGCGTCGACGTCGTGCTGGGCGAGTGCGGCCTGCGCTGCGGTCGCGGCCCGGTCGCGCGTCGGCAGCTCCGTCTCGAGCCGTGCCGCGCTCTCGAGCCCGCCGAGCTCGCGGGTCGACCGGTCGATCAGGGCCGCGACGGCCGCCGTCTCGATCGCGGCGCGGCGGTCTTCGACGCTCGCTGAGGTCGCCGCTGCCGGCGCGCCGGCAGTCGGCGCCGCGTCGGCATCGGCTCTCAGATCCGGGAGCTCACCGGCCGCGTCCCGCGCGGCATCCACGCTCGCTCGCGCTTCGTCGAGACGTCGTCGTGCGCGCTCGCGCCGCCGCCCCGTCTCGGTCAGCCGCTCGGCCCTCTCGGCGCCGTCGATCAGATCGGCGTACGGCGCGACCTCGCTCTCACGCTGCTCGAGCGCGATCAGCCGCTCTCGTCCCGAGGCGAGACGCTTCTGTCGTTCGGCGAGCACGCGGGCGGCGTCGCGCCGCTCGGCCGCCGCGCGTTCGGCCGTCTGCGCGGCATCGCGCGCGGCCTCGGCGGCGTCCGCCGCGGACTCGGCGAGAGCGGCGCCGCTCGCGGCCCACTCCGCCAGTCCCGCATCCGATTCCGGATGCGGCTGCTCGATCAGCTGCGCCACCTGCTCGACGAGTGCGTGCAGGCCCACCCGGGCGCGGCCGAGCTCGTCGTCGAGCGCCTTGCGTCGCTCCTGCAGCCGCCGGTCGTAGTCCTCGAAGCGCTCGGTGCCGAAGAGCGTGCGCAGCAGCCGCTGACGGTTGTCGCTGTCGGCGAGCAGGAACTCGTGGAAGCGGTTCTGCGCCAGCAGGATCACCTGCTGGAACTGCTCGCGCGAGAGCTGCACGATGTCGTCGACCGCGATGCCGACGTCGCGCGGCTTCGCGGCGAGACCCTCCCACTCGTCGCCGCGGCGCACCTCGAGCACGGCCGTCGGCGCCTGCGTCGTGAGCCCGCCGCCGCGGCGGGCCGGGCGTTCGTACTCGGGGGAGCGCGTCAGCCGGTAGACTTCCGCGCCCGCCTCGAACTCGAGCACCACGCTGGTCGGGTCGTCGGGCAGGCAGTGGTCGCTGCGCAGCCGCGGGCTCGCGCCGTCGTAGCGCGGCGCCCGGCCGTACAGCGCGAAGCAGATCGCATCGAGGATCGAGGTCTTGCCGGCGCCGGTGCGCCCGCCGATGAGGAAGATGCCGTCGTCGGCGAAGGCCGTGAAATCGACCTCCTGCCGGCTCTTGAACGGGCCGAAGCCCTCCATCTCGACGCGCAGGATCCTCACGCGGCCGCCTCCTCGCCGCGCACCTCGGCTACGAGCTCGCGCACCAGGTCCTCCTCGGCGGCGCTCGCGCCCACGCCGTTGCGCACATGCGCGAGGAAGCCGGCCACCAGCTCCTCGTCACTGCGCCCCTGCACCCGCTCGGCGTAGCTCGCGGCGCCGTCGGCCGCGGTGCCGCCCGCCGGCTCGTGGCCGAGCTGCGCGCACCACGGGAACCGGCTCTGCAGCCGGCGCATCGCCTCGCTCGGTCGCGCCTGATCGGTCAGCACGGCGCTCACCCAGCGCTGCTCGGCGTCAGCGAACGACGGCGACGAGAGCAGCTCCTCGAGCGTGCCGCGCAGCACGGCGAGCGCCCGTGGCACCGGCAGATCGACCCACTCGACCGCGGCGAGCCCGTCGGCATCCAGTTCGACGAGCCAGCCGCCGCGCACCTTCGCCGCCTCCGAGAAGGAGTAGTGAAGCGGCGCCCCGCTGTAGCGGATGTGCTCGGCCAGCTGCGCCCGCCCGTGGATGTGCCCGAGAGCCGCGTAGTCGACGCCGTCGAAGGCACCGAGCGGCACCGCATCCACGCCCCCGACCCGGATCTCCCGCTCGACGTCACTCGCCTCGGCCTCCGCCGCGCCGCCCGAGGCGAAGGTGTGCGCGAGCACGACCGTGCGCACCGCCGTGCCCTCGCCTGCTGCTGCCGCCGCCGCAGCCCGCTCCGCGATCGCCGCTCGCACCCGCTCCATCGCCACATCCAGCACCTGCGCCTGCGTGCGCAGCTCGGGCCTGCCCCAGCCGTGCCGCACCAGCACCGGCTCGAGATAGGGGATGCCGTAGACATCCAGCTTGCCGTGCTCGTCGCTCAGGGTCACCGGCGCCGCGATCGTCGCCGGGTCGGTGAGGATGTGCACCCCGCCGAGCGCCGCGTACTCCGCCTGGAAACCCAGCCGCGCCGCCGAGTCGTGGTTGCCGCTCGTCATGATCACGGTCGCGCCGGCTTCGCGGATCGCGCGCACCGCATCCGACAGCAGCCGGAAGGCGTCGGCCGAGGGCGCCGCCGAGTCGAACACGTCGCCGGCGACGAGCACCGCATCCACACCCCGCTCGCCCACGATCACGGGGATCTCGGCGAGCACCGCACGCAGCGCCTCCAGCGTCGAGTGCCCGTGGAAGGTGCGCCCGATGTGCCAGTCGGAGGTGTGCAGCAGCTTCATGCTCTCGACGCTATCGGCGGCGGACGACATGAATGCGACGCCGCCCGCCCGAGCCGCTTCGCGCCCCGTGGCCCCGAGCCCGTCACACGGTCGGCCCGCGTCCGCGCCCCCGTCTACGATGAGCGCATGAGCAACCCCGGCATCCGCATCGGCGTCGTCGGCGCCACCGGCCAGGTCGGCGCCGTCGTGCGCCGCCTCCTCGAAGAGCGCGACTTCCCGATCTCCGAGATCCGCTTCTTCGCCTCGGCCCGCAGCGCGGGCACGACGCTCCCCTTCAAGGGCGAGCAGATCACGGTCGAGGATGCGTCGATCGCCGACCCGACCGGGCTCGACGTCGCGATCTTCTCGGCTGGCGCGACCATGTCGAAGGTGCAGGCCCCGCGCTTCGCCGCCGCCGGCGTCACCGTCGTCGACAACTCCTCCGCGTGGCGCATCGACCCCGAGGTTCCGCTGGTCGTCAGCGAGGTCAACCCGCACGCGATCGACCAGGCCGTCAAGGGCATCATCGCGAACCCGAACTGCACCACGATGGCCGCGATGCCGGTGCTCAAGCCGCTGCACGAGAAGGCCGGGCTGACCCGCCTCATCGTCAGCACCTACCAGGCCGTCTCCGGCGCCGGTCTGGTCGGCGGCGAGGAGCTGCTCGCCGAGGCGACCGCCGCGGTCGGTCAGGATGCGATCGAGCTCGTCCACGACGGATCGGCCGTCGACTTCCCGGCCGCCCAGGCCTTCCCGACCACGATCGCCTTCAACGTCATCCCGCACGCCGGCGACTTCGTCACCTCCGACGAGGTGCCCGTCGAGTTCGCCGAGACCGTCGAAGAGCTGAAGCTGCGCAACGAGTCGCGCAAGATCCTCGAGATCGACGGCCTGCCGGTCAGCGGCACCTGCGTGCGCGTGCCCGTCTTCACCGGCCACTCGCTCTCGATCAACGCCGAGTTCGCCGAGGCGATCAGCCCGGCCGAGGCCCGCGACCTGCTGAAGGACGCCCCGGGCGTGCAGCTCGTCGACGTGCCGACGCCGCTCGCCGCCGCCGGCGTCGACCCCAGCCTGGTGGGCCGCATCCGTCAGGACGAGGGCGTCGAGGGCGGCCGCGGCCTCGCGCTGTTCATCTCGAACGACAACCTGCGCAAGGGCGCCGCCCTCAACGCGGTGCAGATCGCCGAGCTGCTCGCCGCGCGCCTCGTCGCGGCCTGAGCCGACCCGCGCCCCTCACACCGAACCGCAACTTCGCTGGGATCGAATACCCGGCATGGATGCGCTCACCGCACGTCGTCCGCGCCGGTCGGCTCCGCCTCTGCTGAGGCGGATGCTGACCGGCGCGGTCGCGTTCGCGGCGGCGATCGGGCTGGCCGGCTGCATCGGCGCCGGGCCCGGCTCGGACACGGGCGGCGCGAACGGCCAGAACAGCCAGGGAGGCGCCGTGACGAGCGACCCGAGCACCCCGATCATCGACCACGGGGACCCCGACGGCGAGCTCGTCGCCTTCTACGGCGACTCGTACACGATCGGCACGGCGCTCTCCGACCCGGAGGCCGAGCGCTGGCCGGCCCTCATCAGCGAGGAGCGCGGCTGGCGCGAGTTCAACCCGAGCCTCAACGGCCTCGGCTTCGTCAACCAGCGCGGCGATCGCGACCTGCCGGGCCAGATCATCGCCGCGAAGCCCGACATCGTCGTCGTCACCATGGGGCTCAACGACAACTTCAGCTACGACGGCGGCGCTGACGAGATCCACGCCGCGATCGACCGCGATCTCGACCGGCTGCACGAGAAGCTCCCCGACGCCCGCTTCATCGTCGTCGAGCCGTTCTGGTATCAGGACGAGCGCCCCGACTCGCTCGCGCAGATCATCCGCTGGGTGCACGCCGCCGCCGAACGCATCGGCGCCGACTGGGTGAGCGGGGCATCCCACTGGATGGACGGCGCGGCGAAGCGCGGCGTGCTCGCCGACGACGGCCTGCACCCGAACGCCGCCGGTCACGCCGACTTCGCGCGGCGGATGGATGCGGCGCTCACCCGGCTGGGTCTGCCCGCGACCCGCTGAGTCGGTCATCCGCTCGACCTGAGCGCGACTCCCGTGCGTCAGCCGGGCGCGTCGCGCGCGCCTAGACTGGCCCGGTGAGCAAGCCCATCGACGTCGCCCTGATCGGCGGCGGAATCATGAGTGCGACCCTCGGAACCCTGCTGCAGCGCCTCGAGCCCGGCTGGTCGATCTCGATCTTCGAGAGCCTCGGCGACATCGCGCAGGAGTCCTCCAACCCGTGGAACAACGCGGGCACCGGCCACTCGGCTCTCTGCGAGCTGAACTACACGCCCGAGAAGAACGGGCAGATCGACGTCAGCAAGGCGATCGAGGTGAACGAGCAGTTCCAGGTGTCGCGCCAGTTCTGGTCGTACCTGGTCGACGAGGGTGCGCTGCCCGACCCGAAGGCGTTCATCAACGAGGTTCCGCACATGAGCTTCGTGTGGGGCGAGAAGAACGTCGACTACCTGCGTCGCCGCTTCGACGCGCTCAAGGACCACCCGCTCTTCGCCGGTATGGAGTACAGCGAGGATGCGAAGGTCATCCGCTCGTGGGCCCCGCTGCTGATCCCGGGTCGCCGCAAGGACCAGCCGATCGCCGCGACCCGCATCGCCGCGGGAACCGACGTCGACTTCGGCGCCCTGACCCGTCTGCTGGTCGGCGCGATGACCGACAAGGGCGCGAAGCTGAAGACCGACCACCGGGTGATCGGCCTCAAGCGCACCAAGGACGGGCTGTGGAAGATCCGCATCCGTCACGAGATCGGCGGAACGGTGCTCGAGGTCACGGCGCGCTTCGTGTTCGTCGGTGCCGGAGGCGGCGCGCTCAACCTGCTGCAGAAGTCGGGCATCCCTGAGATCAAGGGCTTCGGCGGCTTCCCGATCAGCGGCGAGTTCCTGCGCACCGACGACCCCGAGGTCGTCGCCCAGCACGCGGCGAAGGTCTACGGCAAGGCGTCGGTCGGCGCTCCGCCGATGTCGGTTCCGCACCTCGACACCCGCGTCGTCAACGGCCAGGCGAGCCTGCTCTTCGGGCCCTACGCGGGCTTCTCGACGAAGTACCTCAAGAAGGGCTCGCTGCTGGATCTCTTCCAGGCACTGCGCCCGCACAACATCTCGACCTTCCTCGGCGCCGGGCTCAAGAACCTCGACCTGGTCAAATACCTCGTCGGCGAGGTCTTCGCCAGCCGCGCCAAGAAGATCCGTGCGCTGCAGGAGTTCGCGCCGAACGCGAAGGGCTCTGACTGGCGCCTCATCACGGCCGGCCAGCGCGTGCAGGTCATGAAGAAGGATGCGAACGGCAAGGCCGTCATCCAGTTCGGCACCGAGGTCGTCTCGGCCGCCGACGGCTCGATCGCCGGTCTGCTCGGCGCCTCGCCGGGCGCCTCGACGGCCGTGCCGATCATGCTGACGCTCGCCGAGAAGTGCTTCCCCGACAAGATCGCGGAGTGGACGCCGAAGCTCACCGAGATGGTGCCGAGCTACGGCGCCACCGTCGGCGCGGACGAGAAGGTCGCTGCGGCGACTCTCGGGCGCACCGCGGCGGCGCTGCAGATCCAGCCCTGACCGGCCCGCTGACGCCCCGCCGCCGGGGTTGATCTGCGACCGCCGACGTTCCGGTCGCGTCGGGAGTCGGCATCCGCCCATCCGCTGACTACGCTGAGCCCATCGCGCTTCTCAGCGCGGACCGTCGCCCGCGCCGCGCGCGAGAGGCGACGCGGGGGAGCGCGATGACGCGCAGAGAGCAGGGTGCGATGGCGCAGCGGGTGGGGATCCGCGAGGTGGCCCGGCAGGCTGGCGTCTCGGTCACGACCGTGTCGCACGCGCTCAACGACCGCGGCCAGGTCAGCGCCGCCACGCGCGAGCACGTCAAGCGCATCGCCGGCGAGCTCGGCTACGCCCCCAACCGCATCGCGAGCGCCCTGCGCAGTCAGCGTTCGCGGCTGATCGGCTTCGTCAGCGACGAGATCGCGGCGACCCCCTTCTCGGGCCGGGTGATCACGGGCGCGCAGGATGCGGCATCCGAGCTCGGGCTCATGCTCATGGTGGTCGACTCGGCGCGCGACGACGGGCTCGAGGAGCGCCAGATCGAGACCCTGCTCGCCCAGCAGGTCGACGGCGTCGTCTACGCGCGCATGTTCCACCAGCTGGCCGATGTGCCGGCGACGCTCGGCGCGCATCCGACGATGCTGGTGGATGCGGTCGACCGTGCCGGCGCGCAGCCGTCGATCGTGCCCGACGAGGTGCAGATCGGTCGCATCGCGACGGAGCACCTCATCGAGGCCGGGCACCGGCAGATCGCGCACCTCACCCTCGAGCAGCCGGGCATGGCCCGCGACGGCCGCGAGGCGGGGTTCCTGGCGACGATGCGCGAGTGCGGGCTCACCGGCCCGGTCATCCGCGTGCCCGGCATCGGCGACGCGGTCGCGGGGCGTCGCGCGGCGACCGAGCTGCTGCGTCGGCATCCGCAGATCACGGCCGTCCTGTGCTTCAACGACCAGATGGCGATGGGCGTCTACCAGGTCGCCCAGGCGGCCGGCTTGCGCATCCCACAGCAGCTCTCGGTCGTCGGCGTCGACGACTTCTGGCCGATCTCCGAAGGACTCGACCCGGTGCTGACCACGGTCGCGCTGCCGCACTACGCGATGGGGCGGCTCGCGATCACCCGGCTCGAGGCGCTCATCACCGGACAGGCGGATGCCGCTCCGCGCGAAGCGAGGCTCGCCTGCGAGCTGGTGCGGCGCGCGTCGGTGACGGCCCCTCCTGCCCCCTGATTCCAGCCATATGCCGGTTCGGGCATGATCTCGACCCGGGCTTCTCGCGCCTCCGCGCGGATCGCTGCTCGACCCTGCCGCGGGAGCCGCCCGTGTCGCGTGGCCGCGGGCAGAAACGAAGAACGGCTGTTGACGAACTCGCCGAGCGGGTCTAGCGTCGCTCCCCGTGAAGATCTGAGACTCCGTCCGACCCGCGTCTGAGGCAGCTGCCCGGCGGGTGACGTGCGCCGATCCGGCGTCCCGTGCGAGTGGCGCGGGGAGTCTCTTCCGAATCCCGGTGGCCTGACGGTCCGGCGGTCCTCCGCCCCGCCGTTCCGATCACCATCCGACGACCGATCCCGGCCGACGACCTCCGCATCCTATGGCGGCGTCGCGACCGGCGTCGCTCGTCACCACGATCCCGGACGAACTCCACGCCCGCTCCCGGATCCGGCTCCGGCGCCGATTCCGACGCCGAACCGAAGGAGCCCTCTTTTGCGATCCCCGAACACCATCCTCGACACCACGCCGCCCGTGCAGAGCGCTCCCGCGCGCCGCGGGGTGACCGGATCCGGCGACCCGTCGGCCCCGCTGCGCGCGGTCGGCGTGACGCACGCCTACGGCGACCGGCGCATCCTCGACGACGTCTCGCTGACCGTCGCACCCGGCGCCCGCCTCGGCCTCATCGGCGAGAACGGCGCCGGCAAGTCGACCCTGCTGCGCATCCTCGCCGCGGCCGAACAGCCCGACGAGGGCCGCGTCACCGGGCCGCCCTCGGTCGGTCTGCTCTGGCAGGAGGTCACGGTCGACGGATCCGCACAGCTCAGCGACCTCGTCGACGCCGCGATCGCCCCGCTGCGCGAGCTCGAGCGCGAACTGGAGTCGGCCGCGCGCGGGCTCGGCACGAGTGCGGCCGCCGATGAGCGCTACGCCTCGGCGCTCGAGCGCTCGGAGCAGCTCGACCTGTGGACGCTCGATGCGCGCCGCGACGAGCTGCTCGACGGCCTCGGCGTCGGTGCGCTCGAGCTCGACCGCCGCGTCGACACGGTCTCGGGCGGGCAGCGCAGCCGCGTCGCCCTGGCCGCACTGCTGCTCTCACGCCCGGATGCGCTGCTGCTCGACGAGCCGACCAACCACCTCGACGATGCCGCCGTGGGCTTCCTGGCGAGTCAGCTGCGCGCCTGGCGCGGTCCGCTGGTGTTCGCGAGCCACGACCGCGCCTTCCTCGACGACGTGGCGACCGACCTGCTCGACATCGATCCGGCGCTGCACGGCACCACCCGCTACGGCGGCGGCTACAGCGACTACCTCGCGGCGAAGGCGGCCGAGCGGGTGCGCTGGGAGCAGCGCTTCGCCGAGGAGTCCGACGAGGTCGAGCGGCTGGCGGATGCGGTCGTCACTGTGGCTCCGGCCATCAACCACGCCCGCGCCATTCGCGACAAGAACAAGATGTCGTATGGGCTCAAGGGCAACCGCGTGCAGCAGCAGATCAGCCGTCGGGTGCGGGCCGCGCACAGCCGGCTCGACGAGCTCGAGGCGAGTCGGGTGGATGCGCCGCCCCCGCTGCTCAGCTTCACCGGCATCCCCCGTGGCTCGCAGGTGCTCGACGACGACGAGCCGCTCATCCGGCTGCACGACGCACGGGTCGACGGGCGGCTGCGGGTGGACGAGCTGAAGATCGCCCCGGATGCGCGCCTGCTCATCACCGGACCGAACGGCGCCGGCAAGTCGACGCTGCTCTCGGTGCTCGCCGGCGACCTCCCCGTGCGTGGCGCGGTGCGCCGCCGCAGGG encodes:
- a CDS encoding AAA family ATPase yields the protein MRILRVEMEGFGPFKSRQEVDFTAFADDGIFLIGGRTGAGKTSILDAICFALYGRAPRYDGASPRLRSDHCLPDDPTSVVLEFEAGAEVYRLTRSPEYERPARRGGGLTTQAPTAVLEVRRGDEWEGLAAKPRDVGIAVDDIVQLSREQFQQVILLAQNRFHEFLLADSDNRQRLLRTLFGTERFEDYDRRLQERRKALDDELGRARVGLHALVEQVAQLIEQPHPESDAGLAEWAASGAALAESAADAAEAARDAAQTAERAAAERRDAARVLAERQKRLASGRERLIALEQRESEVAPYADLIDGAERAERLTETGRRRERARRRLDEARASVDAARDAAGELPDLRADADAAPTAGAPAAATSASVEDRRAAIETAAVAALIDRSTRELGGLESAARLETELPTRDRAATAAQAALAQHDVDATELDAELTTLLTRRERLVADLDTATAGAAPLEAAATERAALREARDAARAAAALEPELTSAETAALAAAEQRTAAAGAATELRRRRLLGQAAHLAGELNAGEPCPVCGAVEHPAPASWDDDPVDDDDVTVAEERAEAAAGALRRADDAVAALRQRIAAQRGAAGERGVDELETAERGAAERVHAAETARAEQTRLVDERTSSEQREQSIRSRQQTRSTERAELATEQTRTQEAAQSARDEVAAARGEHATVAARVAELTATRRTAEALRDALAEQGTATEASIGAEEDWVAQRATQGFADDEAVTAAALPASEVGRMRSTVDAVALGLAEVRGLLGADDLQSVPDDPADVDSAAEAHATAGAAARDALVRASTLRDAATRTARLAGQVRATTDELGDLVERADTVRRLADTVHGRSPNEYGMRLESYVLAAELEEIVAAANERLRSMTAGRYLLEHSDQRLRKNAQGGLDLSVIDQHTGVPRPPRSLSGGETFLASLALALGLSEVVTARAGGIRLDTLFIDEGFGSLDGDTLEIAMSTLDGLRQGGRTIGLISHVEAMKEEIPSRVSVDISAQGWSEIRVGEVA
- a CDS encoding exonuclease SbcCD subunit D, with the protein product MKLLHTSDWHIGRTFHGHSTLEALRAVLAEIPVIVGERGVDAVLVAGDVFDSAAPSADAFRLLSDAVRAIREAGATVIMTSGNHDSAARLGFQAEYAALGGVHILTDPATIAAPVTLSDEHGKLDVYGIPYLEPVLVRHGWGRPELRTQAQVLDVAMERVRAAIAERAAAAAAAGEGTAVRTVVLAHTFASGGAAEAEASDVEREIRVGGVDAVPLGAFDGVDYAALGHIHGRAQLAEHIRYSGAPLHYSFSEAAKVRGGWLVELDADGLAAVEWVDLPVPRALAVLRGTLEELLSSPSFADAEQRWVSAVLTDQARPSEAMRRLQSRFPWCAQLGHEPAGGTAADGAASYAERVQGRSDEELVAGFLAHVRNGVGASAAEEDLVRELVAEVRGEEAAA
- a CDS encoding aspartate-semialdehyde dehydrogenase codes for the protein MSNPGIRIGVVGATGQVGAVVRRLLEERDFPISEIRFFASARSAGTTLPFKGEQITVEDASIADPTGLDVAIFSAGATMSKVQAPRFAAAGVTVVDNSSAWRIDPEVPLVVSEVNPHAIDQAVKGIIANPNCTTMAAMPVLKPLHEKAGLTRLIVSTYQAVSGAGLVGGEELLAEATAAVGQDAIELVHDGSAVDFPAAQAFPTTIAFNVIPHAGDFVTSDEVPVEFAETVEELKLRNESRKILEIDGLPVSGTCVRVPVFTGHSLSINAEFAEAISPAEARDLLKDAPGVQLVDVPTPLAAAGVDPSLVGRIRQDEGVEGGRGLALFISNDNLRKGAALNAVQIAELLAARLVAA
- a CDS encoding SGNH/GDSL hydrolase family protein; amino-acid sequence: MDALTARRPRRSAPPLLRRMLTGAVAFAAAIGLAGCIGAGPGSDTGGANGQNSQGGAVTSDPSTPIIDHGDPDGELVAFYGDSYTIGTALSDPEAERWPALISEERGWREFNPSLNGLGFVNQRGDRDLPGQIIAAKPDIVVVTMGLNDNFSYDGGADEIHAAIDRDLDRLHEKLPDARFIVVEPFWYQDERPDSLAQIIRWVHAAAERIGADWVSGASHWMDGAAKRGVLADDGLHPNAAGHADFARRMDAALTRLGLPATR
- a CDS encoding malate:quinone oxidoreductase, yielding MSKPIDVALIGGGIMSATLGTLLQRLEPGWSISIFESLGDIAQESSNPWNNAGTGHSALCELNYTPEKNGQIDVSKAIEVNEQFQVSRQFWSYLVDEGALPDPKAFINEVPHMSFVWGEKNVDYLRRRFDALKDHPLFAGMEYSEDAKVIRSWAPLLIPGRRKDQPIAATRIAAGTDVDFGALTRLLVGAMTDKGAKLKTDHRVIGLKRTKDGLWKIRIRHEIGGTVLEVTARFVFVGAGGGALNLLQKSGIPEIKGFGGFPISGEFLRTDDPEVVAQHAAKVYGKASVGAPPMSVPHLDTRVVNGQASLLFGPYAGFSTKYLKKGSLLDLFQALRPHNISTFLGAGLKNLDLVKYLVGEVFASRAKKIRALQEFAPNAKGSDWRLITAGQRVQVMKKDANGKAVIQFGTEVVSAADGSIAGLLGASPGASTAVPIMLTLAEKCFPDKIAEWTPKLTEMVPSYGATVGADEKVAAATLGRTAAALQIQP
- a CDS encoding LacI family DNA-binding transcriptional regulator — protein: MARQAGVSVTTVSHALNDRGQVSAATREHVKRIAGELGYAPNRIASALRSQRSRLIGFVSDEIAATPFSGRVITGAQDAASELGLMLMVVDSARDDGLEERQIETLLAQQVDGVVYARMFHQLADVPATLGAHPTMLVDAVDRAGAQPSIVPDEVQIGRIATEHLIEAGHRQIAHLTLEQPGMARDGREAGFLATMRECGLTGPVIRVPGIGDAVAGRRAATELLRRHPQITAVLCFNDQMAMGVYQVAQAAGLRIPQQLSVVGVDDFWPISEGLDPVLTTVALPHYAMGRLAITRLEALITGQADAAPREARLACELVRRASVTAPPAP
- a CDS encoding ABC-F family ATP-binding cassette domain-containing protein; this encodes MRSPNTILDTTPPVQSAPARRGVTGSGDPSAPLRAVGVTHAYGDRRILDDVSLTVAPGARLGLIGENGAGKSTLLRILAAAEQPDEGRVTGPPSVGLLWQEVTVDGSAQLSDLVDAAIAPLRELERELESAARGLGTSAAADERYASALERSEQLDLWTLDARRDELLDGLGVGALELDRRVDTVSGGQRSRVALAALLLSRPDALLLDEPTNHLDDAAVGFLASQLRAWRGPLVFASHDRAFLDDVATDLLDIDPALHGTTRYGGGYSDYLAAKAAERVRWEQRFAEESDEVERLADAVVTVAPAINHARAIRDKNKMSYGLKGNRVQQQISRRVRAAHSRLDELEASRVDAPPPLLSFTGIPRGSQVLDDDEPLIRLHDARVDGRLRVDELKIAPDARLLITGPNGAGKSTLLSVLAGDLPVRGAVRRRRGLRIGLLRQDVRWPDGSRTPRTLWEERLGAERAERHPLVDLGLIAARDLDRPVGRLSIGQQRRMALALVIAKPPHVFLLDEPTNHLSLGLATELEDALGGYPGAVVIASHDRWLRRRWHGAELALTGGEVRGAAAA